From a single Tachypleus tridentatus isolate NWPU-2018 chromosome 6, ASM421037v1, whole genome shotgun sequence genomic region:
- the LOC143253822 gene encoding dnaJ homolog subfamily C member 12-like, producing the protein MDSILHFERKEEDDFYFILGCDELSSTEQILAEYRCRAVGIHPDKNPDSNAVQRFQKLQRAKDVLTDPEMRKLYDKWRRGCIAMPFEQWTNLGKSAHTSMHWVTKKRKEPMLIEGGVSNRPEDSSSSFSRPSEQQSIWRSPGG; encoded by the exons ATGGATTCGATCTTACACTTTGAACGTAAGGAAGAAGATGATTTTTACTTTATTCTTGGTTGTGACGAATTATCATCGACAGAACAGATTTTAGCAGAATACAGGTGTAGAGCTGTTGGTATTCACCCAGATAAAAATCCTGATTCAAATGCAGTTCAACGATTTCAGAAGTTACAGAGAGCCAAGGATGTGTTGACGGATCCCGAAATGAGAAAACTGTATGACAAGTGGCGTAGAGGCTGTATAGCTATGCCATTTGAACAGTGGACGAACTTAGGGAAAAGTGCACACACTTCCATGCACTGGGTTACAAAGAAACGAAAGGAACCCATGTTAATCGAAGGAGGTGTTTCGAATAGACCAGAAGATTCTTCAAGTTCTTTCTCAAGACCATCGGAACAACAGTCAATATGGAGGA GTCCAGGTGGTTGA